The genomic segment ACGCCGCCGGCATAAGCGCCAGCGGCGGGCGCGGCCACGGGCGCGGCCACGGGCGGGGGCGGGGCGGCGGCGGGCGCCACAGTCCCGCCCTCTTGCGCATTGAGTGTCAGAATGAGCGAGCCTTCGGAGACCTTGTCGCCGACCTTGACCTTGATCTCCGCGATCACACCCGCGCTGGGCGCCGGCACGTCCATGGTGGCCTT from the Gammaproteobacteria bacterium genome contains:
- a CDS encoding dihydrolipoamide acetyltransferase; translated protein: MANLVEVKVPDIGDFKDVPVIEVLVNPGDTVKVEDPLITLESDKATMDVPAPSAGVIAEIKVKVGDKVSEGSLILTLNAQEGGTVAPAAAPPPPVAAPVAAPAAGAYAGGV